A genome region from bacterium includes the following:
- a CDS encoding ABC transporter ATP-binding protein: MPNPPAVQLDRVSKHYAQGRAAVPALRDVSLAVARGEFLSIMGASGSGKSTLLNLIAGLDTPDTGRVRVAGADLAALSDDARSDIRLRHVGIVFQNFNLFPSFSVEENIAWPLELHGHGARAAAARARELLAQVGVDVATARRRPAELSGGEQQRVAIARALITAPTLLLADEPTGNLDSLTGQAILDLLRQLNDERGVTVIMVTHSTFAATYGHRTVELRDGQIVREVQTPRVEGARVIPLFE; the protein is encoded by the coding sequence ATGCCGAACCCGCCGGCCGTCCAGCTCGACCGGGTCAGCAAGCATTACGCGCAGGGGCGTGCCGCGGTGCCGGCGCTGCGCGACGTCAGCCTCGCGGTCGCGCGCGGCGAGTTCCTCTCGATCATGGGCGCCAGCGGCTCCGGCAAGAGCACGCTGCTCAACCTGATCGCCGGACTCGACACGCCCGACACCGGCCGGGTGCGGGTCGCCGGCGCGGATCTGGCGGCGCTCTCCGACGACGCGCGCAGCGACATCCGCCTGCGCCACGTCGGCATCGTCTTCCAGAACTTCAATCTCTTCCCCAGCTTCAGCGTCGAGGAGAACATCGCCTGGCCGCTCGAGCTGCACGGCCACGGGGCCCGCGCCGCCGCCGCCCGCGCCCGCGAGCTGCTGGCGCAGGTCGGCGTCGACGTCGCCACCGCCCGCCGCCGGCCCGCCGAGCTGTCGGGCGGCGAGCAGCAACGCGTCGCCATCGCCCGCGCCCTGATCACCGCGCCGACGCTGCTGCTCGCCGACGAACCGACCGGCAATCTCGATTCGCTCACCGGCCAGGCGATCCTCGATCTCCTGCGCCAGCTCAACGACGAGCGCGGCGTGACGGTGATCATGGTGACCCACAGCACCTTCGCCGCCACCTACGGCCACCGCACCGTCGAGCTGCGCGACGGCCAGATCGTCCGCGAGGTGCAGACGCCGCGCGTCGAGGGCGCCCGGGTGATTCCGCTGTTCGAGTGA